A segment of the Pseudoalteromonas sp. DL-6 genome:
ATCGTAACGTTCCGTCGAGTAAATGATAGAGGATCATTCCTTTCCATTTACCACCAAATAGCTCCAAAGACGCTTCCACTGGGCATCCTATACTTGAGTAACAATCGAAACGAGGCTCTTTCATAGTATCCTTTTAGTACCTATATGACAAATTTGTACGTACTTGTTTTTTTAGATTGTAGTTTTATTATAGATGCTACAGCGTTTTTAACATAAATGAAATTAAAGGAGGCATTTTTATGTCTATCGCAACAAAAAAAATGAAAGCTATTGGTTTTACTCAGTCTTTGCCAGTTTCAGATCCTCATAGTTTACATGTATTTGATGCTGATTATCCCAAGTCCGCTTCAAATGATGTAATTGTTAAAATTAGCGCGGTATCGATAAATCCAGCCGATGCTAAAATTCGCATTCGCGCAGCGAAAAACACAACTTTAGATATACCAAGAATTGCCGGTTATGACGCTGTTGGTACGATTGTGGGGCTAGGAGATGAGGTGAAAAACTTCGCGCTGGGTGATCGCGTTTATTATGCAGGGGATGTGAGTCGTCAAGGCTCAAATGCAGAATATCAGGTGGTTGATTCACGAATTATTGCCCTAGCACCGAACAGCTTAACCGATGCAGAAGCAGCAGCGTTGCCTCTTACAGCTCTAACTGGCTGGGAAGCTCTTTTTGATCGTTTACATATAAACCACACCACTAAAGGAAAATCATTATTAATAATCGGCGGAGCCGGAGGTGTGGGCTCTATCACCACACAGATTGCTAAGCAGTTGACAAACCTCACTGTTATTACAACTGCATCCCGCCCTAAAACCATTGAATGGTCAAAAAAAATGGGGGCAGATTATGTCGCTAATCATCACGATTTAGTCCCCTCCGTTAAGGCTCTTGGTTTTGAGACTGTTGATTATATTTTCAATACAGCAGATACCGTCGGACATTGGGATGCCATGGCCGAGCTGATAGCACCACAAGGAATGATCTGCTCTATTGTTGAGTTTGATGGTGGTGTTGACTTGAGTAAGCTGCAAGGAAAATCCGCAGGTTTTGTCTGGGAACTGATGTTTACACGTTCTCTATTCAATACACCTGATATCGAAAAGCAAGGCGAAATTTTACAACAAGTTGCTAATCTAGTTGATGCTGGACGTATCCGGACAACATTGAATGAAACGCTAACCGGCTTCAATGCAGAGACTTTAAGAGCAGCCCACGAAAAAATAGAAAGCGGCACAGCTATCGGTAAAACATCAATTATTTTTTAACCCACATAATAAATCATCTAGGAGTGATTTATGAATATTGCAGATGTAGCTTTAACACGCTATTCCACTAAAGAGTTCGATAAAAATAGAAAAATATCTGAAAGTAACTTTAATGATTTAAAGACATTATTACGCTTTAGTCCTTCCAGTGTGAATTCACAACCATGGCACTTTGTAATTGCAGATACAGACGAGGGAAAACGCAAGATTGCTGAAGGAACACAAGGAATCTATAGCTTTAATGAAGGAAAAGTTTTAGATTCCTCGCACGTAGTACTTTTCTGTGCAAAAACGAATATTGATGAAGAGTATATGTACCATCTGTTAGATACAGAAGAAAAAGATGGTCGTTTCGAAGCAGACATTTCTTTTAAACAAGCTAACCATAGTGGCCGCAGTATGTTTGTCAATATGCATCGTTTTGAGTACAAGGATGCACAGCATTGGATGGAAAAACAAGTCTACCTGAATATGGGCACGCTATTGCTGGGAGCAAGCGCCATGGGTATTGACGCTGTTCCCATTGAAGGCTTAGAGCCAAAGGCACTTGACGAAGCACTCGGACTACGTCAGCGCGGTTATACCGCATTAGCAATTATTGCACTGGGTTACCGTAAAGATAGCGACTTCAATGCTAAGCTACCGAAATCTAGATTACCTGAAACTGAAATTTTTACTTTTCTTTAAGGATGGAATAAAACGAATGTCAGAAGTTAATGTTATTGCCACATTGCATGTTATAGAACATGCGAAGGCTGCAGTTAAAACTCATATGAAAAAACTTGTTGAACTCAGTCGCGCTGAGTCAGGCTGCTTGCGTTATGATTTTTATCAGATCAACGCAAAAGGAGTACCTGGTGTAGAAAATACAGGTGGAGACTTTGTAGTTATCGAAAGATGGAAAAATATTGGTGCATTAAACTCTCATGCTGAATCTGATCACTTTACTGCCTTTGCAGGCAGCTTTAATAAAGATGAGATGAATATTACTCTACAATTAATTGATGAAATCTAATACCCTCTTGTCTTTGAATCAATTAGTAATATATAAGTGTGTTAATAAGCTCCGGTTATATAACCGGAGCGAGGCTGGATCTCTAGCACACTGCTATTTAATACTTTTTTACAATTTAAGCCTCTCAGCTGAATACTTAAGAGCATAATTTAAGAGGTATTGAATTTATTCAATATTCATAGATAAGTATACTCATATATGGAAAGTTACTACCCCTGCTGAACTAATAAATACAGCTCTGATAACTTGACCAATACAAACAGAATCTTTCAGGGGGCTGTACTATTGAGTTATCTGTGAAATAAAGAGTTATCTGTGAAATAAAGAATTAACCGTAAATAAATGATAAATATAATTAATTTCCACACGCGATGGTAAGGTGAGCGTTCTAAACGCCTCAATTCGTTTTTATTATGAGGGATTAGGTATGAAATTATTAAGTCAATAAGACTAACTTAAAAAACATTTTATTCTAGTATACCTCGCTACTCCTAGGAGTCTAGATGCTCATATTGAGCTAACCTATAACTGGGATCAAAAAGTATTGAGTGGAGGGCGTAATTTTGATCAGAGCGGTATAATTTCGCGCGCACGATTTTCAATGAGATTATGAACTGGATCATTGAGGCACCCAGCTCTACCAATAATAAAGCGGGTGAACGTGATCCCGAAATGCATCAAACCAAGAATGGCATTTCGGCATGAAAGCCCATATCGGTGTTGATGCCTGAACCGGTCTGGCTCACAGTTTTACGACTACTGCCGCAAATGAACATGATCTCAACCAAGCTGAACACCTTCTTCACGTCGAGAATAGAGTATACCTTCGTAGACAGTGGTTAGTTTGTTGCAGAGAACCGTGAAGACTTGGGAATGTGAAAGCCAGCTGGCATGTTGCTGAAATACCCAGCAAGGTCAAAGAGCTTAAGAAGCATCCGCGAATCAACACAGTTCAGTTGAAAACTGAATACCTAAAGGTGCTGAGCATCCGTTCTAGATCATCAAATGTCAGCTAGGGATCACCAAGACATGCTACCAGGGATTGTAGAAAAATAATAACAAACTGGCCATGCTGTTCCCCTTAGCGCGTGTATTAAAGGCAAAACCGTCTGTATGCTGAGCTGAGAAACCGGCATACAGACGGTAAAAAAGATCAATAATGTGCAGATTACGCCACAAATACAACGAAGCTAGAGCATTTATCTCCTGCTCATACAACACACTGGCACCAGTTGCCGAGAGTGAAGTAGCGCTGTTGATTCAATAGGCATTCACTCTGCGACGCAGCATGTTGAGCTTATCAACCTGGCATCGAATATCACTGAAGAAACCTTCTTTTTCCATCGCCAGCGCTAACTCCCATTCTTTGGCCAGACCTTGGCAGTCCAAAAATGAATATCTCAGCTTCGTCTTTGAAATTCGCAGTCCCTTACTAAAGACTACGCGCTTTCCTCGTTGACCGTGAAAACTGTTGATGTACCACTCTATGCCAAAGCCATACTTAAAGTCTCTGATACGGACACCAAGCAGCCCCCAGTCTTTAAAGGGCTCATTCTCACGAACCTTGTAATGGGTAACCCAAAAGTTATCAACTTCAGCTCGTGCCAGCGCTTTTAGCCTGTCCGTTTCTTGCTGCAATAAATTTGATATTTCCGATTTCCATTGT
Coding sequences within it:
- a CDS encoding zinc-binding alcohol dehydrogenase family protein yields the protein MSIATKKMKAIGFTQSLPVSDPHSLHVFDADYPKSASNDVIVKISAVSINPADAKIRIRAAKNTTLDIPRIAGYDAVGTIVGLGDEVKNFALGDRVYYAGDVSRQGSNAEYQVVDSRIIALAPNSLTDAEAAALPLTALTGWEALFDRLHINHTTKGKSLLIIGGAGGVGSITTQIAKQLTNLTVITTASRPKTIEWSKKMGADYVANHHDLVPSVKALGFETVDYIFNTADTVGHWDAMAELIAPQGMICSIVEFDGGVDLSKLQGKSAGFVWELMFTRSLFNTPDIEKQGEILQQVANLVDAGRIRTTLNETLTGFNAETLRAAHEKIESGTAIGKTSIIF
- the nfsB gene encoding oxygen-insensitive NAD(P)H nitroreductase, producing MNIADVALTRYSTKEFDKNRKISESNFNDLKTLLRFSPSSVNSQPWHFVIADTDEGKRKIAEGTQGIYSFNEGKVLDSSHVVLFCAKTNIDEEYMYHLLDTEEKDGRFEADISFKQANHSGRSMFVNMHRFEYKDAQHWMEKQVYLNMGTLLLGASAMGIDAVPIEGLEPKALDEALGLRQRGYTALAIIALGYRKDSDFNAKLPKSRLPETEIFTFL
- a CDS encoding putative quinol monooxygenase encodes the protein MSEVNVIATLHVIEHAKAAVKTHMKKLVELSRAESGCLRYDFYQINAKGVPGVENTGGDFVVIERWKNIGALNSHAESDHFTAFAGSFNKDEMNITLQLIDEI
- the mobI gene encoding conjugative transfer protein MobI(A/C), producing MDGEIGLVVIVNEQWKSEISNLLQQETDRLKALARAEVDNFWVTHYKVRENEPFKDWGLLGVRIRDFKYGFGIEWYINSFHGQRGKRVVFSKGLRISKTKLRYSFLDCQGLAKEWELALAMEKEGFFSDIRCQVDKLNMLRRRVNAY